One Brassica napus cultivar Da-Ae chromosome C4, Da-Ae, whole genome shotgun sequence genomic region harbors:
- the LOC111205796 gene encoding trans-cinnamate 4-monooxygenase, protein MDLLLLEKSLIAVFAAVVLATVISKLRGKKLNLPPGPIPIPIFGNWLQVGDDLNHRNLVDYAKKFGDLFLLRMGQRNLVVVSSPNLTKEVLHTQGVEFGSRTRNVVFDIFTGKGQDMVFTVYGEHWRKMRRIMTVPFFTNKVVQRNREGWEFEAASVVEDVKKNLDSATKGIVLRKRLQLMMYNNMFRIMFDRRFESEDDPLFLRLKALNGERSRLAQSFEYNYGDFIPILRPFLRGYLKICQDVKDRRLSLFKKYFVEERKQIASSKATGSEGLKCAIDHILDAQQKGEINEDNVLYIVENINVAAIETTLWSIEWGVAELVNHPEIQTKLRNEIDTVLGPGVQVTEPELHKLPYLQAVIKETLRLRMAIPLLVPHMNLNVAKLAGYDIPAESKILVNAWWLANNPNSWKKPEEFRPERFFEEEAHVEANGNDFRYVPFGVGRRSCPGIILALPILGITIGRLVQNFELLPPPGQSKVDTSEKGGQFSLHILNHSTIVMKPRTF, encoded by the exons ATGGATCTTCTCTTGTTGGAAAAGTCTCTCATCGCCGTCTTCGCGGCGGTGGTTCTCGCCACCGTGATCTCCAAGCTCCGCGGCAAGAAACTAAACCTACCTCCTGGTCCTATCCCCATTCCCATCTTCGGAAACTGGCTCCAAGTCGGAGATGATCTCAACCACCGCAACCTCGTCGACTACGCCAAGAAGTTCGGAGACCTCTTCCTCCTCCGTATGGGACAGAGGAACCTAGTCGTCGTCTCTTCTCCCAATCTCACCAAAGAAGTGCTCCACACGCAAGGCGTGGAGTTCGGATCTCGAACGAGAAACGTCGTCTTCGACATCTTCACAGGCAAAGGACAGGACATGGTGTTCACCGTCTACGGTGAGCACTGGCGTAAGATGAGAAGGATCATGACGGTTCCTTTTTTCACCAACAAAGTTGTGCAGCGGAACAGGGAAGGTTGGGAGTTCGAAGCTGCGAGCGTTGTGGAGGACGTGAAGAAGAATCTTGATTCCGCCACGAAAGGGATTGTGTTAAGGAAACGCTTGCAGTTGATGATGTACAACAACATGTTCCGTATCATGTTTGATAGAAGGTTCGAGAGTGAGGATGATCCTCTGTTTCTACGGCTTAAGGCCTTGAACGGAGAGAGAAGCAGGTTGGCTCAGAGCTTTGAGTACAACTATGGAGATTTCATCCCTATCCTTAGGCCGTTCTTGAGAGGCTACTTGAAGATTTGTCAAGATGTGAAGGATCGGAGACTATCGCTTTTCAAGAAGTACTTCGTTGAGGAGAGGAA GCAGATTGCGAGCTCTAAGGCTACGGGTAGCGAGGGGTTGAAATGTGCCATTGATCACATTCTTGATGCTCAACAGAAGGGGGAGATCAATGAGGACAACGTTCTTTACATTGTTGAGAACATTAATGTCGCTG CGATTGAGACAACATTGTGGTCCATCGAATGGGGAGTTGCGGAGCTAGTGAACCATCCTGAGATCCAAACCAAGCTAAGGAACGAAATCGACACAGTTCTTGGACCAGGCGTGCAAGTCACAGAGCCTGAGCTTCACAAGCTTCCATACCTCCAAGCCGTGATCAAGGAGACGCTTCGACTAAGAATGGCTATTCCCCTCCTAGTCCCTCACATGAACCTCAACGTCGCTAAGCTCGCCGGCTACGATATCCCAGCGGAAAGCAAGATCCTGGTCAATGCATGGTGGCTAGCAAACAACCCTAACAGCTGGAAGAAGCCTGAAGAGTTTAGACCCGAGAGGTTTTTTGAAGAAGAGGCGCACGTGGAAGCCAATGGTAACGACTTTAGGTATGTGCCGTTTGGTGTTGGGCGTAGAAGCTGTCCTGGGATTATATTGGCGTTGCCCATTTTGGGAATCACTATTGGTAGGTTGGTTCAAAACTTTGAGCTACTTCCTCCTCCGGGACAGTCTAAAGTGGATACTTCTGAGAAAGGTGGACAGTTTAGCTTGCACATCCTTAACCACTCCACAATCGTAATGAAGCCAAGGACCTTttga
- the LOC106348399 gene encoding trans-cinnamate 4-monooxygenase — MDLLLVEKSLIAVFVAVVLATVVSKLRGKKLKLPPSPIPIPIFGNWLQVGDDLNHRKLVDYAKKFGDLFLFKMGQRNIVVVSSPDLTKEVLHTQGVEFGSRHRNMVYDIFTGKGQDMVFTVYGEHWRKMRRIMTVPFFTNKVVQQNHEGWEFEAASVVEDVKKNPDAATKGIVVRKRLQLMVYNNMFGIMFGKRFESEDDPLFLRLKFLNGERGRLTQSFEYNYGDFIPILRPFLRGYLKICQDVKDRRFALFKKYFVDDRKQVATPKPTGVGGLKCAIDHILEAQNKGEINEDNVLYIVENINVAAIETTLTSMEWGIAELVNHPDIQSKLRNEIDTVLGLGVQVTEPELHRLPYLQAVIKETIRRRMAVPLLVPHMNLKDAKLAGYDIPEESRILINAWWLANNPDSWNSPEEFRPERFLEEEAHVEANGNDFRYVPFGAGRRSCPGIILALPILGITIGRLVQNFELLPPPGQSKIDTSEKRGQFSLQILNQSTIVMKPRAF; from the exons ATGGACCTTCTCTTGGTGGAGAAGTCTCTCATCGCCGTCTTCGTGGCGGTGGTTCTAGCCACAGTGGTTTCCAAGCTCCGCGGCAAGAAACTGAAGCTACCTCCTAGTCCTATACCTATTCCTATCTTCGGAAACTGGCTCCAGGTCGGAGATGATCTCAACCACCGTAAACTCGTGGACTACGCTAAAAAGTTCGGAGACCTCTTCCTTTTCAAGATGGGTCAGCGAAACATAGTGGTCGTCTCTTCCCCTGATCTAACCAAGGAAGTGCTCCACACACAAGGCGTAGAGTTTGGTTCCCGACACAGAAACATGGTGTACGATATCTTCACCGGGAAGGGACAAGACATGGTGTTCACCGTGTACGGCGAGCACTGGAGGAAGATGCGACGTATCATGACGGTTCCCTTCTTCACCAACAAAGTGGTTCAGCAGAATCATGAAGGATGGGAGTTCGAAGCCGCGAGCGTTGTGGAGGATGTGAAGAAGAATCCTGACGCAGCTACGAAAGGGATCGTGGTGAGGAAGCGTTTGCAGTTGATGGTGTATAACAACATGTTCGGTATCATGTTTGGTAAGAGGTTTGAGAGTGAAGATGATCCTCTTTTTCTCAGGCTCAAGTTCTTGAACGGAGAGAGAGGCAGGTTGACTCAGAGCTTTGAGTATAACTATGGAGATTTCATCCCTATCCTCAGGCCGTTCTTGAGAGGGTATTTGAAGATCTGCCAGGATGTGAAGGACCGAAGATTTGCGCTCTTCAAGAAGTACTTTGTTGACGACAGGAA GCAAGTTGCGACCCCTAAGCCTACAGGAGTTGGAGGATTGAAATGCGCCATTGATCACATCCTTGAAGCTCAAAACAAGGGAGAAATCAATGAGGACAACGTTCTTTACATCGTTGAGAACATCAATGTCGCTG CGATTGAGACAACACTAACGTCTATGGAGTGGGGAATAGCAGAGCTAGTGAACCATCCTGATATCCAGAGCAAGCTAAGGAACGAAATCGACACGGTTCTTGGACTAGGCGTGCAAGTCACGGAGCCTGAGCTTCACAGGCTTCCATACCTCCAAGCTGTGATCAAGGAGACAATCCGTAGAAGAATGGCTGTTCCTCTCCTCGTGCCTCACATGAACCTCAAAGACGCTAAACTTGCTGGCTACGACATCCCAGAAGAAAGCAGAATCTTGATCAATGCCTGGTGGCTAGCAAACAACCCTGACAGCTGGAATTCGCCTGAAGAGTTTAGACCCGAGAGGTTCCTCGAAGAAGAGGCGCATGTGGAAGCAAACGGTAATGACTTCAGGTATGTACCGTTTGGTGCTGGACGTAGAAGCTGTCCTGGGATTATATTGGCCTTGCCCATTTTAGGAATCACCATTGGTAGGTTGGTTCAGAACTTCGAGCTCCTTCCTCCTCCGGGACAGTCTAAAATCGATACCTCTGAGAAAAGGGGACAGTTCAGCTTGCAGATCCTTAACCAATCCACAATAGTAATGAAACCAAGGGCCTTCTGA